The following nucleotide sequence is from Achromobacter spanius.
GCCAACGCGCCCGAGCATCAAACCTTGTTCCAGTCGGGCTGGTTCGTGGAAGGCCTGCTGTCGCAAACGCTGATCGTGCACATGATCCGCACACGCCGGATTCCCTTCCTGCAAAGCCGCGCGGCCTGGCCGCTGCTGGGCATGACGGCGATGGTGGTGGTGCTGGGCCTTGCGCTACCGTTCTCGCCTTTGGCTGAGTACTTCCAGTTGCAGGCCTTGCCGTGGGCGTACTTCCCTTGGCTGGTGGGGGTGTTGCTGAGCTATTGCGTGCTGACGCAGTTGCTCAAGGGTATCTGGGTACGCCGCTACGGCTGGCAATAAGACCGCGATAGGGTCACATCTGACAGGGCGGGCGCGGGTGTCCGCCCTGATAGGAGAAGAGCATGAAAAAAGCATTTTGCACCGCGCTCATGGCGGGCCTGAGCATGCCGCCGGCGCTGGTCGCCGCGGCGGCGGTCGAAGACATTGGTCTGCAGTTGTACGGCGTGGTTGACGCCGGCGTGACGGTAACCCGCGTATCCGGCCAAGGCAGCCAGGCCAGCGTCTTGAATGGGGGGCTGACGGATTCGCTGTGGGGCCTGTCGGGCACCGAAGATCTGGGCGGCGGCTGGCGTACTCGCTTTCGCCTGGAAAGCGGCTTCGATCCGTCCAGCGGCAAGGCGGAAGATGATGGCCGCCTGTTCAACTACGCGGCCTGGGTGGGCGCGGGCAGCGACCGCTACGGCGAGGTCCGCATCGGGCGCCAACACACCATCGGCCAGATCTATGGTTCAGCCTTGGAGATCGCCTCGTGGAAGGACATGGGCATGGGCGCCACGTTCAAGGCCTCGGACAACTTCCAGTTCAGCAATATGGTGAACGTTACGTCGGCGGACTGGAACGGTTTTCAAATCGGCGTCGGCTATTCCTTTGATGCCAACGACCAGAATCGTTTTCGGACCCAGCAGAACCCACGCGCCGCCAGCGCCGGCTTGAAGTTCGAAAGCGGCCCGCTGCTGGCCGTGGCCACCTGGGACCAGTTGCAACTGGCGGATTCCCCGGCAGGCAGTGGCAAGCGGCCCCGTGCCGTGCAATTGGGCGCGGCAGTCGACTTTGACGTGTTCAAGGTCTCGTTGGCCTGGTCGCGTCAGAAAAATGGCTATGTGGGCCTGAACGGGGGTGACCCCGACATGCCGGGCCAGGGGCTGGGTCCGGCCCCGTTTGTGCAGGGCGGGGCCATCAATGCCTGGCTGCTGGGCGCCAGCGTGCCCGTCGGCCCCGGCGCCGTGCTGGTGCAGTGGTCGATGGCGCGGCCCGACTGGCAATGGGACAACGGCATGACGGCGCGCAAGGCGCAGGTGGCGACCTTGGGCTATACCTATGCCCTGTCCGCGCGCACGACGCTCTACGGCTTTGCCGGCTATGAGTCCCACTACACGCTGGATACGCAGTTTGACCCCGCCCATTCCCACACCACGCGCGTCGGAGCGGGCGTTTCGCATCACTTCTGATCTTGCCGGCCCACCGGACCACGGGCCGGCGCGGTCTACTACAATTAGCGCACGGGTTGGCGCAAGTTGCCGCCTTTGTCTTCCCCGGTGTCTTTCGGATGGCCCGCATGGATAGTCTTGAATGGCTCATACCCTGGGAGTTCTCTCCCACGCTGGTCGCTTCCTTCGTGGTGGCGATCGTGCTGTTCGTGCGTGGCCAGCGTGTGCACCATGTGACCGGGGCGCGCCGCTTCCTGTTCTGGGCCGGGCTGGTGCTGTTGTATCTATCGCTGCACACCCGGGTGGATTACTACGCCGAGCGGATGTTCTTCATCCATCGCATCCAGCATCTGGTGCTGCACCACCTGGGCCCGCTGCTGGTGATGGCGGCCTTTCCGGGGCAAGTCATGCGCGCCGGCCTGCCGATGGCCTGGCGCATCCGTCTGCGTGATTTCCTGCGCACGCGCAGTGGTCGGGTCACGGTGGCGGTGCTGACCAACAAAATCTTCGTTCCGGCGCTGTTCGTCTTCCTGGTGCTGATCTGGCTGATTCCGTCGGTGCAGTTCTATTCCATGCTGGACTGGCGGCTGTATCGCCTGATGAACTGGTCAGTCGTGATCAGTGGCTTCATGTACTGGAACCTGATCCTGGACCGCCGGCCCGCGCCGCCCGCGGCCATGACGCCGGGCGGACGTGTCATCTCCCCCGTGCTGACCATGCTGCCGCAAATGGTGGCGGGCGCGGTCATCGCCTTTACCGAAAGCGATATCTATCCCTTGTTTGAACTGTGCGGGCGAGCCATTGCGATGTCGGCCCAAACCGACCAGACCATAGGCGGCTTGACGATGTGGATTCCCGCCGCGCTGGTCGAGGTGATTGGCTTGATGGTGGCGCTGGGCACGTTGATGCGCCTGTCCGCCAAGGGGCGGCTGCGCAAGGTGGACCGCGATGCGCGGGCCCGGGCCAAGGCGCGGGCGGCGCTATCGGGCTAGCGCGGGTTCGGACTCGGGTTCAGGCTTGGGCTTATTCCGGCACCAGGCCGTGGTATTTCTTGCCCAGCGCCACAGTGGCCTGGAACATGCCCGCCTTGTTGCCGCAGTCATAGCGCACACCTTCGAAACGGTGCGCGTAGACAGCGCGTTCGCGCATCATCGAGGCAATGCCGTCGGTCAACTGAATTTCATTGCCCGCG
It contains:
- a CDS encoding porin, with product MKKAFCTALMAGLSMPPALVAAAAVEDIGLQLYGVVDAGVTVTRVSGQGSQASVLNGGLTDSLWGLSGTEDLGGGWRTRFRLESGFDPSSGKAEDDGRLFNYAAWVGAGSDRYGEVRIGRQHTIGQIYGSALEIASWKDMGMGATFKASDNFQFSNMVNVTSADWNGFQIGVGYSFDANDQNRFRTQQNPRAASAGLKFESGPLLAVATWDQLQLADSPAGSGKRPRAVQLGAAVDFDVFKVSLAWSRQKNGYVGLNGGDPDMPGQGLGPAPFVQGGAINAWLLGASVPVGPGAVLVQWSMARPDWQWDNGMTARKAQVATLGYTYALSARTTLYGFAGYESHYTLDTQFDPAHSHTTRVGAGVSHHF
- a CDS encoding cytochrome c oxidase assembly protein, with the protein product MARMDSLEWLIPWEFSPTLVASFVVAIVLFVRGQRVHHVTGARRFLFWAGLVLLYLSLHTRVDYYAERMFFIHRIQHLVLHHLGPLLVMAAFPGQVMRAGLPMAWRIRLRDFLRTRSGRVTVAVLTNKIFVPALFVFLVLIWLIPSVQFYSMLDWRLYRLMNWSVVISGFMYWNLILDRRPAPPAAMTPGGRVISPVLTMLPQMVAGAVIAFTESDIYPLFELCGRAIAMSAQTDQTIGGLTMWIPAALVEVIGLMVALGTLMRLSAKGRLRKVDRDARARAKARAALSG